The genome window GCCCTCGGCCACGACGACGTCCTTGTCGAGGATCGCACGGCCGACGAACGCGTTCGGCTCGATGACCGCGCGCTCGAACACGACGGAGTCGACCACCTTGGCGCCGGAGGCGACGGTGGCCCACGGGCCGAGCACGCTGCGCTCCAGGTGCGACCCGGAGATCACCGAGCCCAGCGAGACGATCGAGTCGATGGTCGTGCCGAGGGCTCCTCGGCCGTCCCGGACGATCTTCGCCGGGGGCGAGTTGAGCACCTGGCTGAAGATCGGCCACTCCCGGTTGTAGAGGTTGAAGACCGGCAGCGCCGAGATGAGGTCCTGGTGGGCCTCGAAGAACGAGTCGATCGTCCCCACGTCCCGCCAGTAGTACCGGTCGCGGTCGGTGGACCCGGGCACGTCGTTGTTGTTGAAGTCGTAGACCGCCGCCTCGTTGCGCGACACGAAGTCGGGGATGATGTCGCCGCCCATGTCGTGGTTGGAGTCGGGGCGGTCGCCGTCGCGGATCACCGCGTCGATGAGCGCGTCGGCGTCGAAGACGTAGTTGCCCATCGAGGCGAGCACCTCGTCGGGGGAGTCCGGCAGGCCCACCGGGTCCTTCGGCTTCTCGCGGAACGCGGCGATCCGGTCCGGCCTGTCCGCGTCCACCTCGATCACGCCGAACTGGTCGGCGAGCGAGATCGGCTGGCGGATCGCGGCGACCGTCGCAGGCGCCCCGGAGTCGATGTGGGCCTGCAGCATCTGCCCGAAGTCCATGCGGTAGACGTGGTCGGCGCCGACGACGACGACGATGTCGGGCCGCTCGTCGCGCAGAAGGTTGAGGCTCTGCAGGATGGCGTCGGCCGAGCCGCTGAACCAGCGCTTGCCGAGGCGCTGCTGCGCGGGCACGGACGCGATGTAGGAGTTCAGCATGCCGTCGAGCCGCCAGGTCTGCGAGACGTGGCGGTCGAGGCTGTGCGACTTGTACTGCGTGAGCACGACGACCTGGCGCAGCTGCGAGTTGATCAGGTTGGACAGCGCGAAGTCGATGAGCCGGTACTGTCCGCCGAACGGCACCGCGGGCTTGGCGCGGTCGGCGGTCAACGGCATCAACCGCTTCCCCTCCCCGCCCGCGAGCACGATGCCGAAGATCTTCTTGCCTGCTGCCATAGGCACCACAGTAGAGGCAACCGGGGGGCTGTACTAGCGTTCTCGACATGCGCGTTGATCTTCTGACCAAGGAGTACCCGCCGGACATCTACGGCGGCGCCGGGGTGCACGTGACCGAGCTGGTCCGCGCGCTGAGGACCGACACAGAGGTGCTGGTCCGCTGCTTCGGCGAGCCGAGGGACGAGGCGGACACGTTCGCGTACCGGGTGCCGGCGGAGCTCGCGGCGGCCAACGGATCCATCACGACGCTCGGCGTCGACCTGCAGATGGCGCAGGACTGCGGGGGAGCGGACGTCGTCCACTCGCACACCTGGTACGCCAACGCGGGCGGCCACCTGGCCAAGCTCCTGCACGGCGTGCCGCACGTCGTCACCGCGCACAGCCTGGAGCCGCTGCGGCCGTGGAAGGCCGAGCAGCTCGGCGGCGGCTACCGGGTCTCGAGCTGGATCGAGAAGACCGCGTTCGAGGCGGCGGACATGGTCATCGCGGTGAGCGACGGCATGCGCCGCGACATCCTCGCCTCCTACCCGGCGCTGGACCCGGAGAAGGTCACCGTGGTCTACAACGGCATCGACCTGGAGCGCTGGACGCCGCTGCACGACGCGGACAAGGCGCGGGCGCTCGGCATCGACCCGGACCGTCCCGCGGTGATCTTCGTGGGGCGGATCACCCGGCAGAAGGGCCTGCCGTACCTCCTGCGCGCCGCCCGGATGCTGCCGCCGAAGGTGCAGGTCATCCTGTGCGCCGGCGCCCCGGACACCCCGGAGATCCTCGCCGAGGTGACCGAGCTGGTGGCGGGACTGCAGGCCGAGCGCGACGGCGTCGTGTGGATCGACCGCCTGCTCCCGAACGACGAGCTGCGCGCGGCCCTCACGGCCTCCACCGTGTTCGTCTGCCCCTCGATCTACGAACCGCTCGGGATCGTCAACCTGGAGGCCATGGCCTGCGGCCTCCCGGTCGTCGGAACCGCGACGGGCGGGATCCCCGAGGTCATCGTCGACGGCGTGACCGGCCGGCTGGTGCCGATCCAGCAGCTGCAGGACGGCACGGGCACGCCGACCGACCCGGAGGCGTTCGTCCGCGACCTCGCCGCGGCCCTGACCGAGGTGGTCTCCGACCCGGAGCGCGCGGCCCGGATGGGCGCCGCCGGTCGCGAGCGGGCCGAGCGGGAGTTCAGCTGGACGGCGATCGCGGAGCAGACCCGCGCGATCTACCGGTCCGTGACCTCCTCCTGACGCCGGTAGGCTAGAGCGCATGGCAGGCAGTGTTCTCCGACTTCACGACGTGTCCGTAGTCCGGGACGGCAACCCCGTCCTCCAAGGCGTCGACTGGACGGTGGAGCCGGATGAGCGCTGGGTCATCCTCGGCCCGAACGGCGCAGGCAAGACCACGATGCTGCAGGTCGCCGCCGCGGCCATCCACCCGTCGTCGGGCGAGGCCGTGGTCCTCGGCGAGACGGTCGGCCACAGCGACTTGTCCGAGCTGCGCCCGCTGCTCGGCTTCGCGTCGACCGCGCTGGCCCGGCGCATCCCGCGCACCGAGCGCGTGCTCGACGTGGTCATGACTGCGGCGTACGCGGTGACCGGCCGCTGGAACGAGCTCTACGAGGACATCGACGAGCGCCGCGCCCGCCGGGTGCTCTCCGAGTGGCACCTCGACCACCTCGCCGAGCGCACCTTCGGCAGCCTGAGCGACGGCGAGCAGAAGCGCGTCCAGATCGCCCGCTCGGTCATGACCGACCCGGAGATCCTGCTCCTCGACGAGCCGGCCGCCAGCCTCGACCTCGGCGGACGCGAGGAGCTCGTGCAGCTGCTCGGCGGCTACGCGAGCGACCCCAAGTCCCCGGCGATCGTCATGGTCACCCACCACGTCGAGGAGATCCCGCTCGGCTTCAACCGCGCGCTCCTGCTCAAGGACGGCCGCGTCACCGCCGCCG of Leifsonia shinshuensis contains these proteins:
- the glgC gene encoding glucose-1-phosphate adenylyltransferase, with the protein product MAAGKKIFGIVLAGGEGKRLMPLTADRAKPAVPFGGQYRLIDFALSNLINSQLRQVVVLTQYKSHSLDRHVSQTWRLDGMLNSYIASVPAQQRLGKRWFSGSADAILQSLNLLRDERPDIVVVVGADHVYRMDFGQMLQAHIDSGAPATVAAIRQPISLADQFGVIEVDADRPDRIAAFREKPKDPVGLPDSPDEVLASMGNYVFDADALIDAVIRDGDRPDSNHDMGGDIIPDFVSRNEAAVYDFNNNDVPGSTDRDRYYWRDVGTIDSFFEAHQDLISALPVFNLYNREWPIFSQVLNSPPAKIVRDGRGALGTTIDSIVSLGSVISGSHLERSVLGPWATVASGAKVVDSVVFERAVIEPNAFVGRAILDKDVVVAEGARIGVDPERDRARGFTVTESGITVVGKGVHVVP
- the glgA gene encoding glycogen synthase: MRVDLLTKEYPPDIYGGAGVHVTELVRALRTDTEVLVRCFGEPRDEADTFAYRVPAELAAANGSITTLGVDLQMAQDCGGADVVHSHTWYANAGGHLAKLLHGVPHVVTAHSLEPLRPWKAEQLGGGYRVSSWIEKTAFEAADMVIAVSDGMRRDILASYPALDPEKVTVVYNGIDLERWTPLHDADKARALGIDPDRPAVIFVGRITRQKGLPYLLRAARMLPPKVQVILCAGAPDTPEILAEVTELVAGLQAERDGVVWIDRLLPNDELRAALTASTVFVCPSIYEPLGIVNLEAMACGLPVVGTATGGIPEVIVDGVTGRLVPIQQLQDGTGTPTDPEAFVRDLAAALTEVVSDPERAARMGAAGRERAEREFSWTAIAEQTRAIYRSVTSS
- a CDS encoding ABC transporter ATP-binding protein, which codes for MAGSVLRLHDVSVVRDGNPVLQGVDWTVEPDERWVILGPNGAGKTTMLQVAAAAIHPSSGEAVVLGETVGHSDLSELRPLLGFASTALARRIPRTERVLDVVMTAAYAVTGRWNELYEDIDERRARRVLSEWHLDHLAERTFGSLSDGEQKRVQIARSVMTDPEILLLDEPAASLDLGGREELVQLLGGYASDPKSPAIVMVTHHVEEIPLGFNRALLLKDGRVTAAGPIAEVLTSESLSETFGVDVELTETEGRFTARARQATSD